From one Scophthalmus maximus strain ysfricsl-2021 chromosome 19, ASM2237912v1, whole genome shotgun sequence genomic stretch:
- the elovl7a gene encoding elongation of very long chain fatty acids protein 7a gives MEFSDIKSSAALMYDEFIQNADWRTGNWFLMSSPVPQALIIVAYIYFVTSLGPRIMENRKAFDLKGVLIVYNFGVVALSLYMCYEFVMSGWGTGYNFHCDLIDFSDSPQGVRMAATCWLYYFSKFIEMLDTVFFVLRKKNTQVTFLHVYHHSIMPFTWWFGVRFAGGGMGTFHALLNCIVHVIMYSYYGLTAMGPKYQKYLWWKKYLTTIQLIQFVMVTSHISQYFFMDCPYQFPIFIYIIGLYGLIFLFLFLNFWYHAYTKGKRLPKVLQAQRWAHHSNGVMNGNANHDKDE, from the exons ATGGAATTCAGCGATATAAAGTCCTCGGCCGCGCTCATGTACGATGAGTTCATCCAAAATGCAG ACTGGCGCACGGGGAACTGGTTCCTCATGTCGTCCCCTGTGCCCCAAGCGCTCATCATTGTAGCATACATTTACTTTGTCACGTCACTGGGGCCCCGGATAATGGAGAACCGCAAAGCCTTCGACCTCAAGGGAGTTCTCATCGTCTACAACTTTGGCGTGGTCGCTCTGTCGCTCTACATGTGCTACGAG TTTGTGATGTCGGGATGGGGCACAGGATACAATTTTCACTGTGACCTGATTGACTTCTCTGATTCACCACAGGGCGTGAGG ATGGCAGCAACATGCTGGCTTTACTACTTCTCAAAGTTCATCGAGATGTTGGACACA gtcTTCTTTGtcctgaggaagaaaaacacccAGGTGACATTTCTCCACGTCTACCATCACTCCATCATGCCCTTCACCTGGTGGTTTGGCGTTCGTTTTGCCGGAG GCGGCATGGGTACATTCCACGCCCTGCTCAACTGCATCGTCCATGTCATCATGTACTCGTACTACGGCCTCACCGCCATGGGCCCCAAATACCAGAAGTACCTGTGGTGGAAGAAATACCTCACTACCATTCAGCTC ATCCAGTTTGTCATGGTGACGAGCCACATCTCCCAGTATTTCTTCATGGATTGCCCCTACCAGTTCCCCATCTTCATATACATCATCGGCCTGTACGGCCTGattttcctgttcctcttcctcaacTTCTGGTACCACGCCTACACCAAGGGCAAGAGGCTGCCGAAAGTTCTGCAGGCTCAGAGATGGGCACACCACAGCAATGGGGTTATGAATGGAAACGCCAATCATGATAAGGACGAGTGA